From Drosophila virilis strain 15010-1051.87 chromosome X, Dvir_AGI_RSII-ME, whole genome shotgun sequence, the proteins below share one genomic window:
- the LOC6631886 gene encoding uncharacterized protein, with amino-acid sequence MKIYVCCLLATLGVCNATFLSLLGGGGGGGAGGGGSAGGTTYNVIATPTSIGGGGGAHGNGHAYAHGGGGGGGGGGSYSHGHAYGHGGGGGGGGGSAQLIKVILEDGHGYGHGGGVAGGHSYEHGYASGHSHGSYGEQVYKVIEHSAPAAPVAYHANSGGSDYAYGQSYAAGHGYGGGDASYHNQQLKAILPQIIQLVLQEDALYGGGGGGGGGYGNVDAINSQLIDTFGHRGKAIIMRADKAQGAFFKSGHVVQRGTLKVMRVEENQAGGVSNAGWSKGGASGGGGGGGGGGWSSGGSAGGGWSSGGASSGGWSNAQPAGW; translated from the exons ATGAAG ATCTACGTTTGTTGTCTACTGGCCACGTTGGGCGTCTGTAATGCCACCTTTCTGTCGCTTCTgggtggaggaggaggaggaggagctggAGGCGGCGGCAGTGCTGGCGGCACCACCTATAATGTGATAGCGACACCAACTAGTATTGGCGGAGGCGGAGGTGCTCACGGAAATGGACATGCCTATGCACAtggaggaggcggcggcggcggcggcggtggatCTTATAGCCATGGACATGCTTATGGAcatggtggcggcggcggcggcggcggcggctcaGCGCAGCTTATCAAGGTCATTCTGGAAGATGGACACGGATACGGCCATGGCGGCGGCGTTGCAGGCGGACACAGTTATGAACATGGCTATGCCAGCGGTCACAGTCACGGCTCCTATGGCGAGCAGGTGTACAAGGTGATCGAGCACTCAGCACCCGCTGCGCCGGTGGCTTATCATGCAAACAGCGGCGGCTCTGACTACGCCTACGGCCAATCCTATGCCGCTGGTCATGGCTATGGCGGAGGTGACGCCTCCTACCATAACCAGCAGCTGAAGGCAATTCTGCCCCAGATCATACAGCTGGTGCTGCAGGAGGATGCACTGTacggtggtggcggcggcggcggcggcggctatGGCAATGTGGATGCCATTAATAGCCAACTGATTGACACCTTTGGCCACCGGGGCAAAGCCATTATAATGCGCGCGGATAAAGCGCAGGGTGCCTTCTTCAAGAGCGGCCACGTCGTACAGCGCGGCACGCTCAAAGTGATGCGCGTCGAAGAGAATCAGGCTGGTGGCGTCTCAAACGCTGGCTGGAGCAAAGGCGGAGCCtcaggcggcggcggtggcggcggcggcggtggctggAGCAGCGGTGGTTCCGCAGGTGGCGGCTGGAGCAGCGGCGGTGCCTCAAGCGGCGGTTGGAGCAACGCTCAACCCGCCGGCTGGTAG